A portion of the Bombus terrestris chromosome 3, iyBomTerr1.2, whole genome shotgun sequence genome contains these proteins:
- the LOC100648307 gene encoding cell cycle checkpoint control protein RAD9A isoform X1, translated as MKCVIAGANVKSMSISFLAKAIHALSKIGDEMYIEPHENTLSFRTVNMANSAYADFTFLQSYFSYYAYGDLQENDALKCKISMRSAMTVFKAPHLIDKQVETCHIKLEPDASEILFILKYKNSITKTHLLPILDCEILQTVYNKDSASIKLSSQPRVLGDAMQNFHQHLIEITLEVSAQKLLLRNYVDDVSGLSNTIRTQLALGKGEFDRYDIGSETIITFCMKEFRSILNFAEIAITPISIYSEGAGRPVIFALKNQSFEVNLVLSTLSSDTDSQAETTLINKPQEKSIKRRATNKRICRKNNKSDSKIQDKSVKSNNKLGNVKTPHPSFVEEPKGQVDTSTKNNQNLNRVSNLPIEQDIEDKMKKNSSSSCDIVTNINKTSTSEKKLANFIFSTITKRKSSNNETDKEQNSDSDQSDAFEDKVPNSPSPPNKKARFIFQKCFQKTFDPRTLPGYNVILAEDSDEASND; from the exons ATGAAGTGTGTTATAGCAGGAGCAAATGTAAAAAGTATGTCGATTTCAT TTTTAGCGAAGGCTATACATGCATTATCAAAAATTGGAGATGAAATGTACATAGAACCACATGAAAATACTTTATCATTTCGTACTGTTAATATGGCAAATTCAGCATATGCTGATTTTACATTCCTACAaagttatttttcatattatgctTATGGTGACTTACAAGAAAATGATGCattgaaatgtaaaatatcaatgagg AGTGCAATGACTGTATTTAAGGCTCCACATTTAATAGACAAACAGGTAGAAACATGCCATATTAAATTAGAGCCAGATGCAtctgaaattttgtttattttaaagtataaaaaCAGTATTACTAAGACTCATTTATTGCCCATTTTAGATTGTGAAATATTACAA acTGTATATAATAAGGATTCTGCATCAATCAAACTTTCATCTCAACCACGAGTATTAGGCGATGCAATGCAAAATTTTCATCaacatttaattgaaataacacTTGAAGTTTCAGCACAAAAgcttttattaagaaattatgttGATGATGTGTCAG GTTTATCAAATACAATACGTACACAACTTGCACTTGGAAAGGGAGAATTTGATCGATATGATATTGGTAGTGAAACAATAATTACCTTTTGTATGAAAGAATTTAGGTCCATCTTAAATTTTGCAGAAATTGCAATTACACCCATTAGTATATACTCTGAAGGAGCAGGAAG acCAGTTATATTTGCATTAAAAAATCAATCCTTTGAAGTGAACTTAGTGTTGTCAACATTAAGTTCTGATACAGATAGTCAAGCAGAAACAACATTAATTAATAAACCACAAGAAAAATCCATAAAAAGAAGAGCAACAAATAAACGAATTTgtaggaaaaataataaatctgaTAGTAAAATTCAAGATAAGTCAGTTAAATCCAATAACAAATTAGGTAATGTTAAAACACCACATCCATCTTTTGTGGAGGAACCGAAGGGGCAAGTTGATACATCAACCAAAAATAATCAAAATCTAAATAGAGTAAGTAACCTTCCAATAGAACAGGATATTgaagataaaatgaaaaagaattccTCATCTAGCTGTGACATAGTTACAAACATTAATAAAACATCTACAAGTGAAAAGAAATTagcgaattttatattttctacaataacgaaaagaaaatcTAGTAACAATGAAACTGACAAAGAACAAAATTCGGATAGTGATCAGTCTGATGCATTTGAAGACAAAGTACCAAATTCACCATCTCCTCCAAATAAAAAGGctcgtttcatttttcaaaaatgcTTTCAAAAGACATTCGATCCAAGAACATTGCCAGGATACAATGTAATCTTAGCTGAAGATTCAGATGAAGCTagtaatgattaa
- the LOC100648307 gene encoding cell cycle checkpoint control protein RAD9B isoform X3 yields MTVFKAPHLIDKQVETCHIKLEPDASEILFILKYKNSITKTHLLPILDCEILQTVYNKDSASIKLSSQPRVLGDAMQNFHQHLIEITLEVSAQKLLLRNYVDDVSGLSNTIRTQLALGKGEFDRYDIGSETIITFCMKEFRSILNFAEIAITPISIYSEGAGRPVIFALKNQSFEVNLVLSTLSSDTDSQAETTLINKPQEKSIKRRATNKRICRKNNKSDSKIQDKSVKSNNKLGNVKTPHPSFVEEPKGQVDTSTKNNQNLNRVSNLPIEQDIEDKMKKNSSSSCDIVTNINKTSTSEKKLANFIFSTITKRKSSNNETDKEQNSDSDQSDAFEDKVPNSPSPPNKKARFIFQKCFQKTFDPRTLPGYNVILAEDSDEASND; encoded by the exons ATGACTGTATTTAAGGCTCCACATTTAATAGACAAACAGGTAGAAACATGCCATATTAAATTAGAGCCAGATGCAtctgaaattttgtttattttaaagtataaaaaCAGTATTACTAAGACTCATTTATTGCCCATTTTAGATTGTGAAATATTACAA acTGTATATAATAAGGATTCTGCATCAATCAAACTTTCATCTCAACCACGAGTATTAGGCGATGCAATGCAAAATTTTCATCaacatttaattgaaataacacTTGAAGTTTCAGCACAAAAgcttttattaagaaattatgttGATGATGTGTCAG GTTTATCAAATACAATACGTACACAACTTGCACTTGGAAAGGGAGAATTTGATCGATATGATATTGGTAGTGAAACAATAATTACCTTTTGTATGAAAGAATTTAGGTCCATCTTAAATTTTGCAGAAATTGCAATTACACCCATTAGTATATACTCTGAAGGAGCAGGAAG acCAGTTATATTTGCATTAAAAAATCAATCCTTTGAAGTGAACTTAGTGTTGTCAACATTAAGTTCTGATACAGATAGTCAAGCAGAAACAACATTAATTAATAAACCACAAGAAAAATCCATAAAAAGAAGAGCAACAAATAAACGAATTTgtaggaaaaataataaatctgaTAGTAAAATTCAAGATAAGTCAGTTAAATCCAATAACAAATTAGGTAATGTTAAAACACCACATCCATCTTTTGTGGAGGAACCGAAGGGGCAAGTTGATACATCAACCAAAAATAATCAAAATCTAAATAGAGTAAGTAACCTTCCAATAGAACAGGATATTgaagataaaatgaaaaagaattccTCATCTAGCTGTGACATAGTTACAAACATTAATAAAACATCTACAAGTGAAAAGAAATTagcgaattttatattttctacaataacgaaaagaaaatcTAGTAACAATGAAACTGACAAAGAACAAAATTCGGATAGTGATCAGTCTGATGCATTTGAAGACAAAGTACCAAATTCACCATCTCCTCCAAATAAAAAGGctcgtttcatttttcaaaaatgcTTTCAAAAGACATTCGATCCAAGAACATTGCCAGGATACAATGTAATCTTAGCTGAAGATTCAGATGAAGCTagtaatgattaa
- the LOC100648307 gene encoding cell cycle checkpoint control protein RAD9A isoform X2 produces MKCVIAGANVKILAKAIHALSKIGDEMYIEPHENTLSFRTVNMANSAYADFTFLQSYFSYYAYGDLQENDALKCKISMRSAMTVFKAPHLIDKQVETCHIKLEPDASEILFILKYKNSITKTHLLPILDCEILQTVYNKDSASIKLSSQPRVLGDAMQNFHQHLIEITLEVSAQKLLLRNYVDDVSGLSNTIRTQLALGKGEFDRYDIGSETIITFCMKEFRSILNFAEIAITPISIYSEGAGRPVIFALKNQSFEVNLVLSTLSSDTDSQAETTLINKPQEKSIKRRATNKRICRKNNKSDSKIQDKSVKSNNKLGNVKTPHPSFVEEPKGQVDTSTKNNQNLNRVSNLPIEQDIEDKMKKNSSSSCDIVTNINKTSTSEKKLANFIFSTITKRKSSNNETDKEQNSDSDQSDAFEDKVPNSPSPPNKKARFIFQKCFQKTFDPRTLPGYNVILAEDSDEASND; encoded by the exons ATGAAGTGTGTTATAGCAGGAGCAAATGTAAAAA TTTTAGCGAAGGCTATACATGCATTATCAAAAATTGGAGATGAAATGTACATAGAACCACATGAAAATACTTTATCATTTCGTACTGTTAATATGGCAAATTCAGCATATGCTGATTTTACATTCCTACAaagttatttttcatattatgctTATGGTGACTTACAAGAAAATGATGCattgaaatgtaaaatatcaatgagg AGTGCAATGACTGTATTTAAGGCTCCACATTTAATAGACAAACAGGTAGAAACATGCCATATTAAATTAGAGCCAGATGCAtctgaaattttgtttattttaaagtataaaaaCAGTATTACTAAGACTCATTTATTGCCCATTTTAGATTGTGAAATATTACAA acTGTATATAATAAGGATTCTGCATCAATCAAACTTTCATCTCAACCACGAGTATTAGGCGATGCAATGCAAAATTTTCATCaacatttaattgaaataacacTTGAAGTTTCAGCACAAAAgcttttattaagaaattatgttGATGATGTGTCAG GTTTATCAAATACAATACGTACACAACTTGCACTTGGAAAGGGAGAATTTGATCGATATGATATTGGTAGTGAAACAATAATTACCTTTTGTATGAAAGAATTTAGGTCCATCTTAAATTTTGCAGAAATTGCAATTACACCCATTAGTATATACTCTGAAGGAGCAGGAAG acCAGTTATATTTGCATTAAAAAATCAATCCTTTGAAGTGAACTTAGTGTTGTCAACATTAAGTTCTGATACAGATAGTCAAGCAGAAACAACATTAATTAATAAACCACAAGAAAAATCCATAAAAAGAAGAGCAACAAATAAACGAATTTgtaggaaaaataataaatctgaTAGTAAAATTCAAGATAAGTCAGTTAAATCCAATAACAAATTAGGTAATGTTAAAACACCACATCCATCTTTTGTGGAGGAACCGAAGGGGCAAGTTGATACATCAACCAAAAATAATCAAAATCTAAATAGAGTAAGTAACCTTCCAATAGAACAGGATATTgaagataaaatgaaaaagaattccTCATCTAGCTGTGACATAGTTACAAACATTAATAAAACATCTACAAGTGAAAAGAAATTagcgaattttatattttctacaataacgaaaagaaaatcTAGTAACAATGAAACTGACAAAGAACAAAATTCGGATAGTGATCAGTCTGATGCATTTGAAGACAAAGTACCAAATTCACCATCTCCTCCAAATAAAAAGGctcgtttcatttttcaaaaatgcTTTCAAAAGACATTCGATCCAAGAACATTGCCAGGATACAATGTAATCTTAGCTGAAGATTCAGATGAAGCTagtaatgattaa